A DNA window from Pseudomonas sp. B21-056 contains the following coding sequences:
- a CDS encoding SDR family oxidoreductase, with amino-acid sequence MNSAKNALIIGASRGLGLGLVKTLLSDGWNVIATVRNPQNAEALKALGPVRIEKLDMDDQQAVIALSQQFKGETFDLLFVNAGVKGPDNQAPGGATLAEVGQLFFTNAVAPINLAQRFVGQIRNGSGVLAFMSSVLGSVTMPDAPELALYKASKAALNSMTNSFVTQLGEQTLTVLSLHPGWVKTDMGGEGADIDVETSTRGLIDQVNAFAGKGGHHFVNYKGETIPW; translated from the coding sequence ATGAATTCGGCAAAAAACGCATTGATCATCGGCGCCTCCCGGGGCTTGGGCCTTGGCCTGGTGAAGACGTTGCTGAGCGATGGCTGGAACGTGATCGCCACCGTGCGCAACCCGCAGAACGCAGAGGCCCTGAAGGCGCTGGGCCCGGTGCGGATCGAAAAACTCGACATGGACGACCAGCAAGCCGTGATTGCCTTGAGCCAACAGTTCAAGGGCGAAACCTTCGACCTGCTGTTCGTCAATGCCGGCGTCAAAGGCCCCGATAACCAAGCCCCCGGCGGCGCGACCCTGGCCGAGGTCGGCCAGTTGTTCTTCACTAACGCAGTGGCGCCGATCAACCTGGCCCAGCGTTTCGTCGGGCAGATCCGCAATGGCAGCGGCGTGCTGGCGTTCATGAGTTCGGTACTGGGCAGCGTGACCATGCCCGACGCCCCGGAACTGGCGCTGTACAAGGCGAGCAAGGCGGCCCTCAATTCCATGACCAACAGCTTCGTCACTCAACTGGGCGAACAGACATTGACCGTGCTGTCGCTGCATCCAGGCTGGGTGAAGACAGACATGGGCGGTGAAGGAGCGGATATCGACGTTGAAACCAGTACCCGCGGCTTGATCGATCAGGTCAATGCTTTTGCCGGCAAGGGTGGGCATCACTTCGTCAACTACAAGGGCGAGACGATTCCCTGGTAA
- a CDS encoding TetR/AcrR family transcriptional regulator, with protein sequence MTFEVPAHGGKPTGRIRQKNEETILKAAEDEFARHGFKGTSMNTIALNAGLPKANLHYYFANKLGLYVAVLSNIIELWDSTFNTLTAEDDPAEALTRYIRAKMEFSRRQPQASRIFAMEVISGGECLTEYFNQDYRTWFKGRAAVFQAWIDAGKMDPIDPVHLIFLLWGSTQHYADFATQICRVTGRSKLSKQDMIDAGDNLIRIILKGCGLTPTL encoded by the coding sequence ATGACCTTTGAAGTCCCAGCCCACGGTGGCAAGCCCACCGGCCGCATTCGTCAGAAGAACGAAGAGACCATCCTCAAGGCTGCTGAAGATGAATTCGCCCGTCACGGATTCAAAGGCACCAGCATGAATACCATCGCGCTGAACGCCGGGCTGCCCAAGGCGAACCTGCACTATTACTTCGCCAACAAACTCGGGCTGTACGTGGCCGTGCTGAGCAACATCATCGAGTTGTGGGACAGCACCTTCAATACCCTCACCGCCGAGGATGACCCGGCCGAGGCGTTGACCCGCTACATTCGCGCCAAGATGGAGTTCTCCCGTCGCCAACCCCAGGCGTCGCGGATCTTCGCCATGGAGGTGATCAGCGGCGGCGAGTGCCTGACCGAATACTTCAACCAGGATTACCGCACCTGGTTCAAGGGCCGTGCGGCGGTGTTCCAGGCGTGGATCGATGCCGGCAAGATGGACCCGATCGACCCGGTGCACCTGATCTTCCTCTTGTGGGGCAGCACCCAGCATTATGCCGATTTCGCCACCCAGATCTGCCGCGTGACCGGTCGCAGCAAGCTGAGCAAGCAAGACATGATCGATGCCGGCGACAACCTGATCCGTATCATTCTCAAAGGCTGCGGCCTGACACCCACCCTCTAA
- a CDS encoding LysR family transcriptional regulator gives MLRFDDLQLFVRAADLGSLSAAARVMDLSAAVASAALKRIEQHLGARLLARSTRSLRLTAEGEGFLEYARAALGSLDEGRRLLTSGQDQVSGVLQLSAPSDLGRNLLLPWLDEFQGEHPGLTVRLLLGDRIADLFKQPVDIALRYGEPEDSSLVALPVAADNRRVLCASPDYLARHGEPHQLEQLAQHNCLLYMLGTRVHDRWCFHDGKREVSLTVSGDRFSDDADVVRRWAVAGAGIAYKSWMDVSSDVLAGRLKILLPHLHCERAPLNLLCAHRAQLSKPIKLLREMLQARCGELTAQFPLSAGVGQ, from the coding sequence ATGCTTAGATTCGATGACCTGCAGCTGTTTGTCCGGGCGGCGGATCTGGGCAGTCTTTCTGCCGCTGCCAGGGTCATGGATCTGTCGGCGGCGGTGGCCAGTGCCGCGTTGAAGCGGATCGAACAGCACCTCGGCGCCCGCTTGCTGGCCCGTTCCACCCGCAGCCTGCGCCTGACCGCCGAGGGCGAAGGCTTTCTCGAATATGCCCGGGCGGCACTGGGCAGCCTGGACGAGGGGCGAAGGCTGTTGACCAGTGGCCAGGATCAGGTCAGCGGTGTCTTGCAGTTGTCCGCGCCATCGGACCTGGGACGCAACCTGCTGCTGCCCTGGCTGGATGAGTTCCAGGGCGAGCACCCCGGGCTTACCGTGCGGCTGTTGCTGGGTGATCGCATTGCCGACCTGTTCAAGCAGCCGGTGGACATCGCACTGCGTTATGGCGAACCGGAGGATTCGAGCCTGGTGGCCTTGCCTGTCGCGGCGGACAACCGTCGGGTGTTGTGCGCCTCGCCGGACTATCTGGCCCGCCACGGCGAACCCCATCAGCTCGAGCAACTGGCTCAACACAATTGCCTGTTGTACATGCTCGGCACACGGGTTCATGACCGCTGGTGCTTCCATGACGGCAAGCGGGAGGTGAGCCTCACCGTCAGCGGCGACCGCTTCAGTGACGATGCCGATGTGGTGCGGCGCTGGGCGGTGGCCGGCGCTGGAATTGCCTACAAGTCGTGGATGGACGTTTCGAGCGATGTGCTGGCCGGGCGTTTGAAGATCCTTTTGCCGCACCTGCACTGTGAGCGCGCGCCGCTCAATCTGCTGTGCGCTCATCGGGCGCAGTTGAGCAAGCCCATCAAGCTGTTGCGGGAAATGCTCCAGGCCCGTTGTGGTGAATTGACGGCGCAATTTCCGCTCTCGGCGGGAGTCGGCCAATAG
- a CDS encoding zinc-binding alcohol dehydrogenase family protein: MKTIAYYHSLPITDPQSLQDIELPEPVAGPRDLLVEVKAISVNPVDTKVRQNVQPEGGAAKVLGWDVAGVVKAVGSEVSLFKAGDKVFYAGSIARAGGNSELHAVDERIVGHMPRTLGFAEAAALPLTAITAWELLFERLQIQEGQAPSDQSLLIVGAAGGVGSILTQLASRLTGLKVIGTASRPQTQDWVRSLGADLVIDHSQPLSVVMKEAGQHQVTHVASLTQTDQHLDQLVEALAPQGKLALIDDPKALDVTKLKRKSLSLHWEFMYTRSLFETADMIEQHNLLNRVAGLIDAGTLKTTVGEHFGTINAENLRRAHALLESGKAKGKIVLEGF; encoded by the coding sequence ATGAAAACCATCGCCTACTACCATTCGTTGCCGATCACCGACCCGCAATCGCTGCAAGATATCGAGTTGCCGGAGCCCGTCGCCGGGCCGCGAGATCTATTGGTAGAAGTCAAAGCCATTTCGGTGAATCCGGTGGACACCAAGGTCCGCCAGAACGTCCAGCCCGAAGGCGGCGCAGCCAAGGTGCTGGGTTGGGATGTGGCCGGCGTGGTCAAGGCCGTGGGCAGCGAAGTCTCCCTGTTCAAGGCCGGTGACAAGGTGTTCTATGCCGGGTCCATTGCCCGCGCGGGCGGCAACAGCGAATTGCATGCAGTGGATGAGCGTATTGTCGGCCACATGCCCAGGACCCTCGGCTTCGCCGAAGCGGCTGCACTGCCACTGACGGCCATTACCGCTTGGGAGTTGTTGTTCGAACGGTTGCAAATCCAGGAAGGCCAGGCGCCTTCGGACCAGAGCCTGTTGATCGTCGGCGCCGCGGGAGGCGTGGGCTCGATCCTGACGCAACTGGCCAGCCGGCTCACCGGACTGAAAGTCATCGGTACCGCTTCCCGGCCGCAGACCCAGGATTGGGTGCGCAGCCTGGGCGCCGACCTGGTGATCGACCACAGCCAACCGCTGAGCGTGGTCATGAAGGAAGCAGGCCAGCATCAGGTCACTCACGTCGCCAGCCTGACCCAGACCGACCAGCACCTGGATCAGTTGGTCGAAGCCCTGGCGCCCCAAGGCAAGCTGGCATTGATCGATGATCCCAAGGCCCTGGACGTGACCAAGCTCAAACGCAAGAGTCTGTCCTTGCATTGGGAATTCATGTACACCCGCTCGCTGTTCGAGACGGCCGACATGATCGAGCAACACAACCTGCTCAATCGTGTTGCCGGGTTGATCGACGCCGGCACCTTGAAGACCACCGTCGGCGAGCACTTCGGCACCATCAACGCCGAAAACCTGCGCCGGGCCCACGCGCTGCTGGAAAGCGGTAAAGCCAAGGGCAAGATCGTGCTCGAAGGTTTCTGA
- a CDS encoding ArsR/SmtB family transcription factor has translation MEHAPCISQIATLLADPKRSAMMWALMDGTARQAEELALLAGLSPSSASAHLGRLSAGGLLKVEARGRKRFFRLAAPEIGAAVEALASATLASAPRQIPDVFKRGVIPSKAPSAPASLLRARLCDDHLGGTLAADLYQRLLDAGWIEQCEQRVIVTHKGASQLAGHGLFIQALAHRSARIACACPDWSERRPHLGGALGAALLQLFMQSGWLSLPNDSRALQVTVLGQQEIHRFARQDTLEMAL, from the coding sequence ATGGAACATGCACCTTGCATCAGCCAGATCGCCACGCTGCTGGCCGACCCCAAGCGCAGCGCAATGATGTGGGCCTTGATGGACGGCACGGCCCGGCAGGCCGAAGAGCTGGCCTTGCTGGCCGGGTTGTCGCCGTCCTCGGCCAGCGCCCATCTGGGACGACTGTCGGCCGGTGGCCTGTTGAAAGTCGAAGCCAGGGGCCGCAAACGGTTTTTCCGCCTGGCGGCACCGGAGATCGGCGCGGCGGTCGAAGCGCTGGCCAGCGCGACCCTGGCCAGTGCGCCGCGGCAGATTCCGGACGTCTTCAAGCGCGGCGTCATACCGAGCAAGGCGCCGTCGGCCCCCGCCTCGCTGTTGCGAGCCCGGCTCTGCGACGATCATCTTGGCGGTACCCTGGCGGCCGATCTGTACCAGCGCCTGCTGGACGCGGGATGGATCGAGCAATGCGAGCAGCGGGTGATCGTCACCCACAAGGGCGCGAGCCAGTTGGCCGGGCATGGCCTGTTCATCCAGGCCCTGGCCCATCGCAGCGCCCGCATCGCCTGCGCCTGCCCCGATTGGAGCGAACGCCGGCCGCACCTGGGCGGCGCGCTGGGGGCGGCGTTGCTGCAACTGTTCATGCAGTCGGGGTGGCTGAGCCTGCCCAACGACTCGCGTGCGTTGCAGGTGACCGTGCTCGGCCAGCAGGAAATCCATCGGTTCGCCCGGCAGGATACGTTGGAAATGGCGCTCTAG
- a CDS encoding IMPACT family protein, producing the protein MPFTLAGFCEYREEIRKSRFITFAAPITSPADAQAFIEQHSDLNATHNCWAWKLGDQYRSNDDGEPGGTAGRPILAAIEAQACDQVVVLVIRWYGGIQLGTGGLARAYGGGANKCLQNAEKLELISRVPLHCTCGFAELALVKLRVAECGGLVNTEGFTANGVELQLAVGEGQIDTLQRQLADLSRGRILLER; encoded by the coding sequence ATGCCTTTTACGCTCGCCGGCTTTTGCGAATACCGCGAAGAAATTCGCAAAAGCCGCTTCATCACCTTCGCGGCCCCCATCACCAGCCCCGCCGATGCCCAGGCCTTTATCGAACAGCACAGCGACCTGAACGCCACACACAACTGCTGGGCCTGGAAACTCGGCGATCAATACCGCAGCAATGACGACGGCGAGCCGGGGGGCACGGCCGGGCGCCCTATCCTGGCGGCGATCGAAGCCCAGGCCTGTGATCAGGTCGTGGTGCTGGTGATCCGTTGGTATGGCGGGATTCAGTTGGGTACCGGCGGACTCGCCCGTGCTTATGGCGGAGGCGCGAACAAGTGCCTGCAAAACGCCGAGAAGCTTGAGCTGATCAGCCGCGTACCGCTGCACTGCACCTGCGGGTTCGCGGAGCTGGCCCTGGTGAAACTGCGGGTCGCTGAATGCGGTGGCCTGGTCAATACGGAAGGGTTTACCGCCAACGGCGTGGAATTACAGTTGGCGGTGGGTGAAGGCCAGATCGACACGCTGCAACGGCAACTGGCCGACTTGAGCCGCGGACGGATTCTGCTGGAGCGTTAG
- a CDS encoding MerR family transcriptional regulator translates to MLIGELAQACAVSRDTLRFYEQRGLIAAGRSANGYRDYPADMVQLVLYIKTAQRLGFTLGEIGSSVATVRQAPDPDLAVAQLLQNKLNLIETRMTELDALRHELKQRLGQRCPLNP, encoded by the coding sequence ATGCTAATCGGGGAACTGGCCCAGGCCTGTGCCGTCAGTCGTGACACGTTGCGCTTCTACGAGCAGCGCGGGCTGATAGCGGCGGGACGCAGTGCCAATGGGTATCGCGACTACCCCGCCGACATGGTGCAACTGGTGCTCTATATCAAGACAGCCCAACGCCTGGGCTTTACCCTCGGCGAGATCGGCAGCAGCGTCGCCACCGTGCGGCAGGCACCCGACCCGGACCTCGCCGTGGCTCAACTGCTACAAAACAAACTGAACCTGATCGAAACCCGCATGACCGAACTAGACGCGTTGCGTCATGAGCTGAAACAACGGCTCGGGCAACGTTGTCCATTAAATCCGTGA
- a CDS encoding 8-oxoguanine deaminase, which translates to MPATRTWIKNPLAIFTANGLDARNGLVLQDGVIVELLSAGQRPAQPCDHVFDAREHVILPGLINTHHHFYQTLTRAWAPVVNQPLFPWLKTLYPVWARLTPEKLALASKVALAELLLSGCTTAADHHYLFPEGLENAIDVQVQSVRELGMRAMLTRGSMSLGEADGGLPPQQTVQQGQVILDDSQRLIERYHERGDGAQIQIALAPCSPFSVTPEIMQASAALADQLDVRLHTHLAETLDEEDFCLQRFGLRTVDYLDSVGWLGPRTWLAHGIHFNPEEITRLGTAGTGICHCPSSNMRLASGICPTLELTAAGAPLGLGVDGSASNDASNMILETRQALYIQRLRYGAQAITPERVLGWATRGSAELLGRSDIGELAVGKQADLALFKLDELRFSGSHDPVSALLLCGADRADRVMVAGQWRVVDGQIEGLDLKGLIADHSQAARELIAAT; encoded by the coding sequence ATGCCTGCGACCCGTACCTGGATAAAAAATCCCCTCGCCATTTTCACTGCCAACGGCCTCGACGCCCGTAACGGCCTGGTCCTGCAGGATGGCGTGATCGTCGAACTGCTGAGCGCCGGCCAGCGCCCCGCCCAACCTTGTGACCATGTCTTCGACGCCCGTGAGCATGTGATTCTTCCCGGGCTGATCAACACCCATCACCACTTCTACCAGACCCTGACCCGCGCCTGGGCGCCGGTGGTGAACCAGCCGCTGTTCCCGTGGTTGAAAACCCTGTACCCGGTATGGGCGCGGCTGACGCCGGAAAAACTCGCCCTGGCGAGCAAAGTGGCCTTGGCCGAACTGCTGCTGTCGGGCTGCACCACGGCAGCCGACCACCATTATCTGTTCCCCGAAGGCCTGGAAAATGCCATCGATGTACAGGTGCAAAGTGTTCGTGAACTGGGTATGCGCGCGATGCTGACTCGCGGTTCCATGAGCCTGGGCGAAGCCGACGGTGGTTTGCCGCCGCAGCAGACCGTGCAACAGGGCCAGGTGATCCTCGACGATAGCCAGCGGTTGATCGAGCGCTACCATGAGCGCGGCGATGGCGCGCAGATCCAGATTGCCCTGGCGCCCTGCTCGCCGTTTTCGGTCACCCCCGAAATCATGCAGGCCAGCGCTGCCCTGGCGGACCAACTGGATGTTCGCCTGCACACCCACCTGGCCGAAACCCTCGACGAAGAAGATTTCTGTCTGCAACGCTTCGGCCTGCGCACCGTGGATTACCTGGACAGCGTCGGCTGGCTCGGTCCGCGTACCTGGCTGGCCCACGGCATTCACTTCAATCCCGAGGAGATCACCCGCCTCGGTACCGCCGGCACCGGTATCTGCCACTGCCCAAGCTCCAACATGCGCCTGGCCTCGGGCATTTGCCCTACCCTCGAACTGACCGCCGCCGGCGCGCCGCTGGGCCTCGGCGTGGACGGCTCGGCCTCCAACGATGCTTCGAACATGATCCTCGAAACCCGCCAGGCGCTGTACATCCAGCGCCTGCGCTATGGCGCGCAAGCGATCACACCGGAGCGGGTGCTGGGCTGGGCGACCCGGGGGTCGGCAGAACTGCTTGGGCGCAGCGACATCGGCGAACTGGCAGTGGGTAAGCAGGCGGACCTGGCGTTGTTCAAGCTCGACGAACTGCGCTTCTCCGGCAGTCACGATCCGGTTTCAGCGCTGCTGTTGTGCGGCGCGGATCGAGCGGATCGGGTGATGGTCGCAGGGCAATGGCGGGTGGTCGACGGACAGATTGAAGGCCTGGACTTGAAGGGTTTGATTGCCGATCACAGCCAGGCGGCGCGGGAATTGATCGCCGCAACCTGA
- a CDS encoding adenosine deaminase yields the protein MYDWLNALPKAELHLHLEGSLEPELLFALAERNKIALPWNDVDTLRKAYAFNNLQEFLDLYYQGADVLRTSQDFYDLTWAYLLRCKAQNVIHTEPFFDPQTHTDRGIPFEVVLNGIAAALKDGEQQLGITSGLILSFLRHLSEEQAEKTLDQALPFRDAFVAVGLDSSEMGHPPSKFQRVFDRARNEGFLTVAHAGEEGPPEYIWEALDLLKIQRIDHGVRAVEDERLMQRIIDEQIPLTVCPLSNTKLCVFDDMSQHNILDMLERGVKVTVNSDDPAYFGGYVTENFHALHTHLGMTQDQARRLAQNSLDARLVKP from the coding sequence ATGTACGACTGGCTGAACGCCCTGCCCAAGGCTGAACTGCACCTGCACCTGGAGGGTTCGCTGGAGCCCGAGCTGCTGTTTGCCCTGGCCGAGCGCAACAAGATCGCCCTGCCGTGGAACGACGTCGACACCTTGCGCAAGGCCTATGCCTTCAACAATCTGCAGGAGTTCCTCGACCTGTATTACCAGGGCGCCGACGTGTTGCGCACCTCCCAGGATTTCTACGACCTGACCTGGGCCTACCTGTTGCGTTGCAAGGCGCAGAACGTTATCCACACCGAACCGTTCTTCGACCCGCAGACCCACACCGACCGTGGCATTCCCTTCGAAGTGGTACTCAACGGCATCGCCGCCGCCCTCAAGGACGGCGAGCAGCAACTGGGCATCACCAGCGGGTTGATCCTGAGTTTCCTGCGCCACCTGAGCGAAGAACAGGCCGAGAAAACCCTCGACCAGGCGCTGCCGTTCCGTGACGCGTTCGTCGCCGTCGGCCTGGACAGTTCGGAGATGGGTCATCCGCCCAGCAAGTTCCAGCGGGTGTTCGACCGGGCCCGTAATGAAGGTTTCCTGACCGTCGCCCACGCGGGCGAAGAAGGCCCGCCCGAGTACATCTGGGAAGCCCTGGACCTGCTGAAGATCCAGCGCATCGACCACGGTGTCCGGGCCGTCGAAGACGAGCGGCTGATGCAGCGGATCATCGACGAGCAGATTCCGTTGACGGTATGCCCGCTGTCCAACACCAAGCTGTGCGTGTTCGACGACATGTCGCAACACAACATCCTCGACATGCTCGAGCGCGGTGTGAAGGTGACAGTGAACTCCGATGACCCGGCGTACTTCGGCGGCTACGTCACCGAAAACTTCCACGCCCTGCACACCCACCTGGGCATGACCCAGGACCAGGCCAGACGCCTGGCCCAGAACAGCCTGGATGCGCGGTTGGTAAAGCCTTAA
- a CDS encoding calcium:proton antiporter, protein MFTLIRQEKLLCLALLAVAVAYPLEHWLLGNGQAVALVGGLVLIGFIVAASMRVAHHAELLAEKVGDPYGTMILTLSAVLVEVVILAIMMSNEASPTLVRDTIYSAVMLDINGILGLAALMGGLKHGEQVYNDDSARSYSVMILTAMGVSMVVPEFIPQEHWKHYSAFTIGAMLVLYTLFLRMQVGPHSYFFSYSYPEKRRRKEPVETEPKPISLAFSIGALVFGVVVIGALAEVMSKAIDLGLEGSGAPPVVTAILVAAISAAPEILTALRAALANRMQSVVNIALGASLSTVILTVPVMEAMALYTGQPFQMAMTPVQTVMIFITLIVSAINLNDGETNAIEGMTHFVLFATFIMLSLLGL, encoded by the coding sequence ATGTTTACTCTGATCAGGCAAGAAAAGCTGCTGTGTCTGGCCCTGCTCGCCGTAGCTGTCGCCTACCCGTTGGAGCACTGGTTGTTGGGCAATGGGCAGGCCGTGGCACTGGTCGGCGGCCTGGTACTGATCGGCTTCATCGTCGCAGCCTCGATGCGCGTGGCCCATCACGCCGAGTTGCTGGCGGAAAAGGTCGGCGACCCTTACGGCACCATGATCCTGACCCTGTCGGCGGTGCTGGTGGAAGTGGTGATCCTGGCGATCATGATGAGCAACGAAGCGTCGCCGACCCTGGTGCGCGATACGATCTACTCGGCGGTGATGCTCGACATCAACGGCATTCTCGGGCTCGCGGCGCTGATGGGTGGGCTCAAGCATGGCGAGCAGGTCTATAACGATGATTCGGCGCGCAGCTACAGCGTGATGATCCTCACGGCCATGGGCGTGTCGATGGTGGTGCCGGAATTCATTCCCCAGGAGCACTGGAAGCATTATTCGGCGTTCACCATTGGCGCGATGCTCGTGCTGTACACCCTGTTCCTGCGTATGCAGGTCGGGCCCCACAGTTACTTTTTCAGCTACAGCTATCCGGAAAAACGCCGCCGCAAAGAGCCGGTGGAAACCGAGCCGAAGCCCATCAGCCTGGCGTTCTCTATCGGCGCATTGGTGTTCGGGGTGGTGGTGATCGGCGCGCTGGCCGAAGTCATGTCCAAGGCCATCGACCTGGGACTGGAAGGATCGGGCGCACCGCCGGTGGTCACGGCGATCCTGGTGGCGGCCATTTCCGCCGCGCCGGAGATTCTCACCGCCCTGCGCGCCGCCCTCGCCAATCGCATGCAGTCGGTGGTGAACATCGCGTTGGGGGCCTCGCTGTCGACGGTGATCCTGACGGTACCGGTGATGGAAGCCATGGCGCTCTACACGGGCCAGCCGTTCCAGATGGCAATGACTCCGGTGCAGACGGTGATGATCTTCATCACCCTGATTGTCAGCGCGATCAACCTCAACGATGGCGAGACCAATGCCATCGAGGGCATGACCCACTTCGTGCTGTTCGCGACGTTTATCATGTTGTCGCTGCTCGGCCTTTGA
- a CDS encoding MFS transporter: MDTHGYSAAERLERLPISGYHRVIFIIIALAFFFDSMDLAMMTFLLGSIKTEFGLSTAQAGLLASSSFFGMVLGASLSGMLADRFGRKPVFQWSIVLWGVASYLCSTAQDVETLTLFRILLGIGMGMEFPIAQSMLSELIPAQRRGRYIALMDGFWPLGFVAAGVLSYFLLPVVGWRDIFLVLAIPAVFVLAIRFFIPESPRWLEQAGRNAEADAVLRRIEDKVRASLGRQDLPEPVRLPRLATTPGTFFSALAQIWSPLYRQRTMMIWSVWFFALLGFYGLTSWLSALLQQSGFAVTQSVYYTVLISLGGIPGFLMAAWLVERWGRKPVCVITLLGGGAMAFLYGQSAVFGGNAGLLIGTGLLMQFFLFGMWAVLYTYTPELYPTSARATGSGFASAIGRIGSLLGPLVTGLVFPITGQGGVFGLGALCFAVAAGVVWLFGMETRGKTLEELSEGTTAD; the protein is encoded by the coding sequence ATGGACACTCACGGGTACAGCGCGGCAGAACGTCTGGAGCGGCTGCCCATCAGCGGCTACCACCGGGTCATCTTCATCATTATCGCCCTGGCGTTTTTCTTCGACTCCATGGACCTGGCGATGATGACGTTCCTGCTCGGCTCGATCAAAACCGAGTTTGGCCTGAGCACGGCCCAGGCCGGTTTGCTGGCCAGCTCCAGCTTCTTCGGCATGGTGCTGGGCGCTTCGCTGTCGGGCATGCTGGCGGACCGGTTCGGGCGTAAGCCGGTGTTCCAGTGGAGCATCGTGCTGTGGGGCGTAGCCAGCTACCTGTGCTCCACGGCCCAGGACGTCGAGACGCTGACGCTGTTTCGCATCCTGCTGGGTATCGGCATGGGCATGGAGTTTCCGATTGCCCAGTCGATGCTCTCGGAACTGATCCCGGCCCAACGTCGGGGCCGTTACATCGCGCTGATGGACGGCTTCTGGCCGCTGGGTTTCGTCGCGGCGGGCGTGTTGTCGTATTTCCTGCTGCCGGTAGTCGGCTGGCGCGACATCTTCCTGGTCCTGGCGATACCGGCGGTGTTCGTCCTGGCGATTCGTTTCTTTATCCCCGAGTCCCCCCGTTGGTTGGAGCAGGCCGGGCGCAATGCCGAGGCGGATGCCGTGCTGCGCCGGATCGAAGACAAGGTCCGGGCCTCGCTGGGGCGCCAGGATCTGCCGGAGCCGGTTCGCCTGCCGAGGTTGGCGACGACGCCGGGGACTTTCTTCTCGGCGCTGGCGCAGATCTGGTCGCCGTTGTATCGCCAACGCACGATGATGATCTGGAGCGTCTGGTTCTTTGCCTTGCTCGGTTTCTACGGGCTGACGTCCTGGCTCAGCGCGTTGTTGCAGCAGTCGGGGTTTGCCGTGACTCAGTCGGTGTATTACACCGTGCTGATTTCCCTCGGCGGGATTCCCGGTTTCCTGATGGCTGCCTGGCTGGTGGAGCGCTGGGGACGCAAGCCGGTGTGTGTCATCACCCTGCTGGGCGGCGGGGCGATGGCATTTCTTTACGGGCAGAGCGCGGTGTTCGGCGGCAATGCCGGGCTGCTGATCGGCACCGGACTGCTGATGCAATTCTTCCTGTTCGGCATGTGGGCGGTGCTTTACACCTACACGCCGGAGCTGTATCCCACCTCGGCCCGGGCAACGGGCTCGGGCTTCGCCTCGGCGATCGGTCGCATCGGTTCGCTGCTGGGGCCGCTGGTGACCGGGCTGGTCTTTCCTATCACCGGGCAGGGCGGCGTGTTCGGTCTGGGCGCGCTGTGCTTCGCGGTGGCGGCGGGTGTGGTCTGGTTGTTCGGGATGGAAACGCGGGGCAAGACGCTGGAGGAGTTGAGTGAGGGGACGACAGCCGATTGA